A genomic window from Oceanobacillus timonensis includes:
- a CDS encoding type II secretion system F family protein: MALAKRFLRNNQKISIAVQLQFLHVLQRMLARGLTLIHSLDTMKYYGELEHISSQILRSLEAGEHLDEALDKAGFHHSVVSYLFVVREKSNIHERIEHCYQLFQQRVQYIRKFQQTVRYPLILLLIFSVLLFFIYSYVIPSFQQLLFGELPVLLQVVILLSSWFGYVILVLLFFFTIGTLIWLFVRKNISLETKMKWYKRIPLYRSYLRKQTSFHFAALYSSLLQTGMPMKEILNYMSKQTKLPIISYYAKQMQLEYFKGRSIHGLLTTMAFLESHLTDILSSNMDAKSLAKDLAIFADVSIDTMYQRLQKRIVYIQPVFFSIIGAFIIFIYISLMSPMFELMNTL; this comes from the coding sequence ATGGCTTTAGCGAAACGATTTCTCCGTAATAATCAAAAGATATCAATTGCTGTACAACTGCAATTTTTACATGTTCTGCAGCGTATGCTTGCAAGAGGTCTTACCCTTATCCATTCTTTAGATACCATGAAATACTACGGGGAGTTGGAACACATCTCCAGCCAGATTTTGAGAAGTCTGGAAGCAGGAGAACATTTGGATGAAGCTTTAGATAAAGCAGGTTTTCATCACTCGGTGGTCTCTTATCTTTTTGTTGTACGGGAAAAATCCAATATACACGAACGGATTGAACATTGCTATCAATTATTTCAGCAGCGTGTTCAATATATTCGTAAATTCCAGCAAACGGTCCGTTACCCGCTTATATTATTGCTGATTTTCAGTGTATTGTTGTTTTTTATTTACTCGTATGTCATCCCTTCCTTCCAGCAGCTTTTGTTTGGAGAACTCCCTGTCCTGCTTCAGGTCGTTATTCTTCTTTCCTCATGGTTCGGATATGTTATCCTTGTTCTGCTTTTTTTCTTCACCATAGGTACACTCATTTGGCTTTTTGTGAGAAAAAATATTTCTTTAGAAACGAAAATGAAATGGTATAAAAGAATCCCTCTATACCGTTCTTACCTCAGGAAACAAACATCCTTTCATTTTGCTGCTTTGTACAGTTCTCTTCTACAAACAGGCATGCCCATGAAAGAAATTTTGAATTATATGTCCAAGCAGACAAAGCTTCCAATCATTTCTTATTACGCAAAACAAATGCAATTAGAATATTTTAAAGGGCGGTCAATCCACGGTCTATTAACCACAATGGCATTTTTAGAAAGTCACTTGACAGATATTTTATCTTCTAATATGGATGCGAAAAGCTTAGCAAAAGATTTAGCTATCTTTGCCGATGTTTCTATCGATACGATGTATCAGCGGCTTCAAAAAAGAATTGTCTATATTCAGCCTGTTTTTTTCTCCATCATTGGAGCGTTTATCATATTTATCTATATCAGTTTAATGTCGCCGATGTTTGAATTAATGAATACGTTGTAA
- a CDS encoding prepilin-type N-terminal cleavage/methylation domain-containing protein — protein MKNDKGFTLFETLIASLLLFTMLTMLFPLLSLLAKEQYDSVERVQITSKLHDDLQGVFIGITSYPSNYTVTPYRTSAEFSFKLEGEYLKGCAEWTNAKQKTETKCLYAILE, from the coding sequence TTGAAAAACGATAAAGGATTTACCTTATTTGAAACCCTGATTGCATCGCTGCTTCTATTTACCATGCTTACCATGCTTTTTCCTCTTCTCTCCCTCCTTGCAAAAGAACAGTATGATTCAGTCGAAAGAGTCCAAATAACAAGTAAACTGCATGATGATTTGCAAGGGGTGTTTATTGGAATAACGTCTTACCCAAGCAACTATACTGTAACTCCTTACCGGACTTCTGCAGAATTTTCTTTCAAACTGGAAGGGGAGTATTTGAAAGGATGTGCAGAATGGACTAATGCCAAACAAAAAACAGAAACAAAATGTCTCTATGCCATATTGGAATAA
- a CDS encoding YqhG family protein: MEQQIDLSAFLTDYFETKHCTILSKDEGQIHIQLTEKMDKELMNRPFYWHYIKKIGREGEPQALRLITDKEKTNEPGEWIHFGSPRLHQIMNKLTEKERYTRLFEQVRTSDNTPLYPWLVANIKISYRGAQHKDEIFSIGLQLLHGHMTLNMMDFLEDIPLDRTISDYCYTLTPMIQPKSGFLRIQNVLLQHVQNQDNAWAAASIEQLETEKATLKHFYEDEPDHPRYVEELEALEKRFKPTISFQVINGGIFYLTQRQLEE, from the coding sequence ATGGAACAGCAAATTGATTTATCAGCATTTCTTACCGACTACTTTGAAACAAAACATTGTACCATTCTTTCTAAAGATGAAGGGCAAATCCATATTCAGCTGACTGAGAAAATGGATAAGGAATTAATGAATCGCCCCTTCTATTGGCATTACATCAAAAAAATAGGACGGGAAGGAGAACCTCAAGCACTTCGATTGATTACAGACAAAGAAAAAACAAATGAACCCGGAGAATGGATTCATTTTGGCAGTCCGAGACTTCATCAAATTATGAATAAACTGACGGAAAAAGAACGCTATACAAGGTTGTTTGAACAAGTTCGCACTTCAGACAATACACCCTTGTATCCTTGGCTTGTTGCAAATATAAAAATCAGTTACCGTGGCGCACAACATAAAGACGAAATATTTTCTATTGGCTTGCAGTTACTCCACGGACATATGACCTTAAACATGATGGATTTTCTGGAGGATATTCCTCTTGATAGAACCATCTCAGATTATTGTTATACACTGACACCGATGATCCAGCCTAAAAGCGGTTTTCTCCGTATTCAGAATGTTTTATTACAGCATGTTCAAAACCAGGATAATGCTTGGGCTGCTGCTTCTATAGAGCAATTGGAAACAGAAAAAGCAACATTAAAGCATTTTTATGAAGATGAACCTGACCATCCAAGATATGTGGAAGAATTAGAAGCTTTGGAGAAACGGTTTAAACCAACAATTTCTTTTCAAGTAATCAATGGAGGAATTTTTTATTTAACGCAACGGCAACTGGAGGAGTGA
- the comGA gene encoding competence type IV pilus ATPase ComGA, translated as MNHVTKLSDDLFQAAAQQQASDIHFYPYEQETEIYFRIHGKRTFIRTILTKQYQLLRTYFKFSANMDIGESRKPQAGIMIWHFGKKDYALRISTLPHHQQETIAIRILPQNETLPLDYLFLFPNQIQQMRRWMNHEAGLILVTGATGSGKSSTLYSLLEMKMKERPCQIISLEDPIERKIKQILQVQINEKAGISYQTGLKAALRHDPDILMVGEIRDKETAHFAVEAALTGHLVLSTLHAKNAVGTIFRLKEMGIKKADLHQILIGVGALRLIPITRKNKRQRSAIGELIDGVPLTEAIEGTLQNLPEKQQFKNLQRKAFAYGFSETISP; from the coding sequence ATGAATCACGTCACAAAGTTATCTGACGACCTCTTTCAGGCAGCAGCACAACAGCAAGCATCCGATATCCACTTCTACCCTTATGAGCAGGAAACTGAAATTTACTTTCGTATCCACGGTAAACGTACTTTTATCCGTACTATCCTGACAAAACAATATCAGCTGCTAAGAACATATTTTAAATTCAGTGCCAACATGGATATTGGTGAAAGCAGAAAGCCTCAGGCAGGAATTATGATCTGGCACTTTGGAAAAAAAGATTATGCACTTCGTATTTCTACACTTCCCCATCACCAGCAAGAGACGATTGCTATTCGAATTCTTCCTCAAAATGAGACGTTACCGCTGGATTATTTATTTCTTTTTCCCAATCAAATACAGCAAATGCGAAGATGGATGAACCATGAAGCCGGACTTATCCTGGTAACCGGGGCAACCGGAAGCGGGAAATCATCCACGCTATATTCTCTGTTAGAAATGAAAATGAAGGAAAGACCTTGCCAAATTATCTCCTTAGAAGACCCCATCGAGAGAAAAATAAAACAAATTTTACAAGTACAAATTAATGAGAAAGCGGGTATTTCCTATCAAACGGGTTTAAAAGCAGCTTTACGTCATGATCCGGATATTCTGATGGTTGGAGAAATCAGAGATAAAGAAACCGCTCATTTTGCTGTAGAAGCAGCTTTGACAGGTCATCTTGTGTTGAGTACACTACATGCGAAAAATGCTGTCGGAACGATTTTCCGCTTAAAAGAAATGGGGATTAAGAAAGCGGATCTTCACCAGATTCTTATTGGAGTAGGGGCACTGCGATTAATTCCGATTACCAGAAAGAATAAAAGGCAGCGGAGTGCTATCGGAGAACTAATCGACGGTGTTCCTCTGACAGAAGCGATTGAAGGTACATTGCAAAACTTGCCGGAAAAACAGCAATTTAAAAATTTACAAAGGAAGGCATTTGCTTATGGCTTTAGCGAAACGATTTCTCCGTAA
- the comGD gene encoding competence type IV pilus minor pilin ComGD: protein MPRTEQGFTLIETLFALSILAVMLLLVPKLQVEQTDKLELKQFLDTLEMDVLYLQNTASTQEINMPYVLKFHPDNYRITLNRSTVITREYPSQFSLESSYPKDVAFYVRGIIKNPQTIWVSLAGEPYQIVFPLGKGRFYVEKR, encoded by the coding sequence ATGCCTCGAACTGAACAAGGGTTTACGTTAATCGAAACATTATTTGCATTATCCATATTAGCTGTGATGTTGTTACTCGTTCCTAAACTGCAGGTGGAACAAACAGACAAACTGGAGCTTAAGCAATTCCTTGATACGTTAGAAATGGATGTACTCTATTTGCAAAATACAGCGAGCACCCAGGAGATTAATATGCCCTATGTTCTAAAATTCCATCCAGATAACTATCGTATTACGCTTAATCGCTCTACTGTTATAACACGAGAATATCCATCCCAATTCTCTTTGGAGAGTTCTTATCCAAAAGATGTGGCATTTTATGTGCGCGGGATTATAAAAAATCCACAAACCATTTGGGTAAGCTTAGCAGGGGAGCCGTATCAGATTGTATTTCCACTGGGGAAAGGCAGATTTTATGTTGAAAAACGATAA
- a CDS encoding DUF2626 domain-containing protein produces the protein MDRMFRVLAFWTGIFTVMFYVGDMLNTALLFLVQTAFFLTLSYLKLSERMYMYLFGAYCTVFIVGYTWYSEFILVPGFGH, from the coding sequence ATGGACCGCATGTTTCGTGTTCTTGCCTTTTGGACAGGTATTTTTACAGTAATGTTTTATGTAGGTGACATGCTGAATACTGCACTATTATTCCTGGTTCAAACGGCGTTTTTCCTTACACTGAGTTACTTAAAGCTGTCTGAACGTATGTACATGTACTTATTCGGTGCATATTGTACGGTATTTATTGTGGGATATACCTGGTATTCAGAGTTTATCCTGGTACCTGGATTTGGACATTAA
- a CDS encoding MBL fold metallo-hydrolase, whose protein sequence is MEIIAMPVGLVQANCYIVYKKEEKEALVIDPGGEPEKIIEAIKSNHLHVKAILLTHAHFDHIGGLDRVREFTNAPVYLHKAEWNWLGEPALNGSIKLTGQTIAAQEADTELTEGTLHIGSFSIETLHTPGHSPGSISFVFSEDNFAVSGDVLFQQGIGRTDLIEGDIDILEKSIREKLYHLPADLTVLPGHGPATTIDYEKKNNPFFPA, encoded by the coding sequence ATGGAAATCATCGCAATGCCAGTAGGACTGGTTCAGGCAAATTGTTATATCGTTTACAAAAAAGAAGAAAAAGAAGCTTTGGTCATTGATCCCGGCGGAGAACCCGAAAAAATCATCGAAGCTATCAAAAGCAATCATTTACATGTGAAGGCCATCCTGCTGACACATGCGCATTTTGATCATATAGGAGGGCTAGACCGTGTACGAGAATTCACGAATGCACCAGTCTATCTTCATAAAGCCGAATGGAACTGGTTAGGAGAACCTGCATTAAATGGATCGATTAAACTGACAGGACAGACGATTGCTGCTCAGGAGGCGGATACAGAATTGACAGAAGGAACGCTGCATATCGGAAGCTTTTCAATAGAAACGTTACACACACCCGGACACTCTCCAGGAAGTATCAGTTTCGTTTTTTCTGAAGATAATTTTGCTGTCTCTGGAGACGTATTATTTCAACAGGGCATTGGCAGAACAGACTTAATCGAGGGAGATATAGATATCTTGGAAAAGTCCATAAGGGAAAAACTTTATCATCTGCCGGCAGATTTAACCGTTCTCCCCGGCCATGGTCCTGCAACAACCATCGACTATGAAAAGAAAAATAATCCTTTTTTCCCTGCATAA
- the comGF gene encoding competence type IV pilus minor pilin ComGF — MPNKKQKQNVSMPYWNNQKGFTLISMLVALTVLTLTLPFVHYALSTLSLKQTYTEALSMQQFFIHLHDDIIASTSIHVADNQLHIRFLDRNDNTEKTATFSQYNHSIRRQVNRQGHEIYLHDVSDVAFEEQTNAIFLTITKESGEVYEKTIYNAP; from the coding sequence ATGCCAAACAAAAAACAGAAACAAAATGTCTCTATGCCATATTGGAATAATCAAAAAGGGTTTACTCTCATTTCGATGCTGGTTGCTTTGACGGTTCTGACATTAACGCTGCCTTTTGTGCATTATGCTCTGTCTACACTTTCATTAAAACAAACATATACAGAAGCCTTATCTATGCAACAATTTTTCATCCATTTACACGATGATATCATTGCCTCTACTTCCATCCATGTTGCTGATAACCAATTGCATATCCGGTTTCTTGATCGAAATGATAATACAGAGAAAACAGCAACGTTCAGCCAATATAACCATTCCATACGAAGGCAGGTAAACAGACAAGGACATGAAATATATCTACATGACGTATCTGATGTTGCCTTTGAAGAACAGACAAATGCTATATTCTTAACGATTACCAAAGAGTCAGGTGAAGTATATGAAAAAACAATTTATAACGCTCCATAA
- the comGC gene encoding competence type IV pilus major pilin ComGC yields MLKNQKGFTLIEMLIVLMVISVIMILIIPNLGKKTGDVHSKGCEALISVVQAQTDAYHIDTGNLPSSINQLVSADYITEDQTTCSDGNSLSISNGVVNASN; encoded by the coding sequence ATGTTGAAAAATCAGAAGGGTTTCACATTGATAGAGATGCTTATCGTCTTAATGGTCATCTCTGTCATCATGATTTTAATTATACCGAATCTGGGCAAGAAAACAGGGGATGTGCATTCAAAAGGCTGTGAAGCGTTGATTTCTGTCGTCCAAGCACAAACAGATGCTTATCATATTGATACGGGCAATTTACCTTCCAGCATAAACCAGCTCGTAAGCGCGGATTATATTACCGAAGATCAAACAACATGCTCCGATGGTAATAGCCTTTCTATTTCTAACGGTGTGGTAAATGCCTCGAACTGA
- the ltrA gene encoding group II intron reverse transcriptase/maturase, whose translation METELRRIAELAKENKDMVFTSLAHLLNEENLKQCHKELPNKKATGINEVTKGEYGANLDDNIKDLVLRMKGKKYRPVPVRRTYIDKPGTKKKRPLGIPEHEDKIVQRGMAKILNAIYENDFLDSSFGFRPKRNCHDALKTLNVYIEKRYTSYVVDVDIKGFFDNVDHKWMMTFLEHRINDPSFLRIIGRFLKGGYMEEGKYYRTEGGTPQGGIISPILGNIYLHYVLDLWFEKKIRKESRGQSYMVRYADDFVCCFQHKSDAEAFYHKLRKRLNKFRLEMAEEKTTIIPFGRFAEEDCKRKKKGKPPTFDFLGFTHYCSRSRNGRFRVKRKSSSKKVKAKLKRHKEWLQKHRTMDIRLIMERLNLALQGYYNYYCVTDNIYEVRYFYDKVKQLLFKWMNRRSQKKSFSWEKFQRFVQKYPLVRPEIRVNIYSLRNHISYIL comes from the coding sequence ATGGAAACTGAACTGCGAAGGATAGCAGAATTAGCGAAAGAAAATAAGGATATGGTCTTTACATCTTTAGCACATCTTCTCAATGAAGAAAATCTGAAACAATGCCATAAGGAACTTCCAAATAAAAAGGCTACAGGTATCAATGAGGTAACCAAAGGAGAATATGGAGCCAATTTGGACGATAATATCAAAGACTTAGTATTGCGCATGAAAGGGAAGAAGTATCGACCAGTGCCGGTAAGAAGAACGTATATTGACAAACCCGGTACAAAGAAGAAAAGACCCTTAGGTATCCCGGAACATGAAGATAAAATCGTTCAAAGAGGTATGGCCAAGATATTAAACGCTATTTACGAGAATGACTTTCTCGACAGCTCCTTTGGATTTCGTCCGAAAAGAAACTGTCATGATGCGTTAAAGACGCTAAACGTGTATATTGAAAAGCGATATACCAGTTATGTAGTAGATGTAGACATCAAAGGCTTCTTTGACAATGTAGACCATAAATGGATGATGACCTTTCTGGAGCACCGTATTAATGACCCAAGCTTCCTTCGAATTATTGGTCGCTTTCTAAAAGGCGGCTATATGGAGGAAGGAAAGTATTATCGGACAGAGGGAGGCACTCCGCAAGGTGGCATCATTTCGCCAATTCTTGGGAATATATACCTGCATTACGTTCTTGATTTATGGTTTGAGAAGAAGATACGCAAAGAAAGCAGAGGCCAGTCATACATGGTTCGATATGCGGATGATTTCGTATGTTGCTTTCAACACAAAAGCGATGCAGAAGCCTTTTACCACAAGCTTAGAAAACGGTTAAACAAATTCCGCCTAGAGATGGCGGAAGAGAAGACTACTATTATTCCGTTTGGCCGTTTCGCTGAAGAGGACTGTAAGCGTAAAAAGAAAGGGAAGCCACCTACCTTTGATTTTCTGGGTTTCACGCACTACTGCAGCAGAAGCCGGAACGGAAGGTTCCGAGTGAAGCGTAAAAGCAGCAGCAAGAAAGTGAAAGCAAAACTTAAAAGGCACAAGGAGTGGCTTCAGAAGCATCGAACGATGGATATCCGATTAATTATGGAGCGACTCAATTTAGCGCTCCAAGGCTATTACAACTACTATTGTGTCACGGATAATATATATGAAGTAAGGTACTTTTACGACAAAGTGAAACAACTTTTATTCAAGTGGATGAATCGACGAAGCCAGAAGAAATCATTCAGTTGGGAGAAGTTTCAACGGTTCGTACAAAAGTATCCGCTTGTCCGTCCGGAAATTAGAGTAAATATATATAGCCTGCGAAATCACATTAGCTATATTCTGTGA
- a CDS encoding YqgQ family protein: protein MKNIHDIRKLLMKFGTLIYTKDRLGDLELMMMEINELYEWKLINGQQFQQAVLLLKKEMREYEKGNGVNE, encoded by the coding sequence ATGAAAAATATACATGATATACGAAAGTTGCTGATGAAATTCGGCACATTGATTTATACTAAGGATCGTTTAGGCGATTTAGAATTAATGATGATGGAAATAAATGAACTATATGAATGGAAATTAATTAATGGACAACAATTTCAGCAAGCCGTATTGCTTTTAAAAAAAGAAATGAGAGAATACGAGAAAGGAAACGGTGTCAATGAATGA
- a CDS encoding LTA synthase family protein, with translation MKQLKKPKIPLYVIAALLLGLKTYIVYRFVFNIELDNSMQELILFINPFVSAFLILALGVWFKKSSRQMKYIRYAMLAMSLLVWANLVFYRQFTDFITIPQLFMGSNMTDLGSSILTLIKPWDLFIFADVAIVWYLSKKFEGNLSVLYPRSGKVGVLAFSLVLLAGNFFLAEMERPQLFTRGFDREYLVKNIGLLNYHVYDVVVHSKNESQRVFADGNEIPEIQDYIKENVDHESSEEMNGIAKDKNIIFINAESLQHFAMDSEVNGEEVTPFLNDLAHDEDTYYFDNFYEQTGQGNTSDSEFLVENSMYPLSRGAVFFTHGGNEYHSFPEMIKDEGYTSSVLHANNKSFWNREQMYNSLNIDEFKGEESYDVTPENSVGWGMKDKPFFEQSIPLLEEQEEPFYTKMITLTNHFPFELDEEDATIDKFDSNSNTLNSYIPTVRYMDESIEEFFDELKESGLYEDSVIVIMGDHIGISANHNKAMAQFLDKDEITPYDQVQLQRVPLFIHIPGDGNGKEIDKISGQIDLKPTMLNMLGIESDDDIYFGNDLFSDDRKDYIALRNGDFITDDYVSTAGACYDRETGEPMDDVVEEEANSEEEASEESENVQNTCESVQEQVDTELSYSDSLIYGDLFRFVDFGDEEE, from the coding sequence ATGAAACAATTAAAAAAGCCAAAGATACCGCTCTATGTGATTGCGGCACTATTACTTGGTCTGAAAACGTATATTGTCTACCGGTTTGTATTTAATATTGAACTTGATAACTCCATGCAGGAATTAATTTTGTTTATTAATCCGTTTGTGTCAGCATTCTTAATTCTGGCATTAGGAGTATGGTTTAAAAAATCTTCCAGACAAATGAAGTACATTCGGTATGCGATGTTGGCAATGTCCTTACTTGTTTGGGCAAATCTGGTATTCTACCGGCAGTTCACAGACTTTATCACCATCCCGCAACTATTTATGGGAAGCAATATGACAGATTTAGGATCCAGTATCTTAACTCTAATTAAACCATGGGATCTGTTCATTTTTGCAGATGTTGCGATCGTCTGGTATTTAAGTAAGAAATTTGAAGGAAACTTATCCGTGCTGTATCCAAGAAGCGGTAAAGTCGGCGTACTGGCATTTTCATTAGTTTTACTTGCAGGTAACTTTTTCCTTGCAGAAATGGAAAGACCACAGCTGTTCACCCGTGGTTTTGACCGCGAATATTTAGTAAAAAATATTGGATTGCTGAACTATCATGTATATGATGTCGTTGTTCATTCTAAAAATGAATCACAACGTGTGTTTGCAGACGGTAATGAAATTCCTGAAATTCAGGATTATATAAAAGAAAATGTGGATCATGAGAGCAGTGAAGAAATGAATGGTATTGCGAAGGATAAAAATATCATTTTCATTAACGCTGAATCCTTGCAGCATTTTGCGATGGACAGTGAAGTGAATGGAGAAGAAGTGACACCATTCCTTAATGATCTGGCGCATGATGAGGATACGTATTACTTTGACAACTTTTATGAACAAACGGGTCAGGGGAATACATCTGATTCCGAATTTTTAGTAGAAAATTCCATGTACCCATTATCTCGCGGTGCAGTATTCTTTACACATGGAGGAAATGAGTATCATTCATTCCCGGAAATGATTAAAGATGAGGGCTATACGTCATCTGTACTGCATGCGAATAATAAAAGTTTCTGGAATCGGGAACAAATGTATAACAGCCTGAATATCGATGAGTTCAAAGGGGAAGAATCTTATGATGTAACTCCGGAAAACTCTGTAGGATGGGGTATGAAGGATAAACCATTCTTTGAACAATCTATTCCGCTTTTAGAAGAGCAAGAAGAACCGTTCTATACAAAAATGATTACACTGACCAACCACTTTCCATTTGAATTGGATGAGGAAGATGCTACTATTGATAAGTTTGATTCCAACTCCAATACGTTAAACAGTTATATTCCAACTGTACGTTACATGGATGAGTCTATTGAAGAATTCTTTGATGAATTGAAAGAATCCGGTCTGTATGAAGACTCTGTCATTGTGATTATGGGTGACCATATTGGAATCAGTGCAAACCACAATAAAGCAATGGCCCAATTCTTGGATAAGGATGAGATTACACCTTATGACCAGGTTCAGTTACAACGTGTCCCATTATTTATTCATATCCCGGGAGACGGTAATGGTAAAGAAATTGATAAAATCAGTGGCCAAATTGATTTGAAACCGACCATGTTGAACATGCTGGGTATTGAATCTGATGATGATATTTACTTCGGAAATGACTTATTCAGTGATGATAGAAAAGATTATATCGCATTACGAAATGGCGATTTTATCACTGATGATTATGTAAGTACTGCTGGTGCTTGTTATGACCGTGAAACAGGAGAGCCAATGGATGATGTCGTCGAGGAAGAGGCTAATTCAGAGGAAGAAGCAAGTGAAGAATCGGAAAACGTACAAAATACTTGTGAATCTGTTCAAGAACAAGTAGATACCGAACTTTCTTATTCTGACTCTCTTATTTACGGAGACTTATTCCGATTTGTTGATTTTGGCGATGAGGAAGAATAA
- a CDS encoding ROK family glucokinase yields the protein MNELLAGADIGGTTVKIGFITKDGTIQDKWEIPTDLTNNGENIISDIWSSMASKLQTPPFNNASIKGIGVGAPGFVDAHTGVIAEAVNIGWKDVRLAEELGKLANVPVYVENDANIAVLGENWVGAGNQSRNLIAITLGTGVGGGIIANGTILNGANGMAGEIGHIEVLENGHLCNCGKRGCLETIASATGIVRQGMEKVQANPDSLLAKVFQAEGSITTRHIFDLAKQGDPASKEIIDYTTDVLGKALSNMSMIINPSNILIGGGVSNAGDYLIQAVTQAFRKHALPRISEVCTIKVCQLGNDAGIIGGAYLVYENNN from the coding sequence ATGAATGAATTATTAGCAGGTGCAGATATTGGTGGAACCACAGTGAAAATTGGCTTTATTACGAAAGATGGAACGATTCAGGATAAATGGGAAATCCCCACTGATTTAACGAATAATGGCGAGAATATCATTTCAGATATTTGGTCCAGCATGGCGTCTAAATTGCAAACACCACCGTTTAACAATGCTTCTATAAAAGGCATTGGTGTCGGAGCACCCGGTTTTGTTGATGCGCATACAGGTGTCATTGCAGAAGCCGTTAACATTGGTTGGAAAGACGTTCGTTTAGCTGAAGAACTTGGAAAGCTTGCAAATGTTCCTGTTTATGTTGAAAATGATGCGAACATTGCAGTTTTAGGAGAAAATTGGGTTGGTGCAGGAAATCAATCCAGAAATTTAATAGCTATTACATTAGGTACAGGTGTTGGCGGCGGAATCATCGCTAATGGTACGATTTTAAACGGCGCCAATGGTATGGCGGGTGAGATTGGTCATATTGAAGTGCTGGAAAACGGTCATTTATGTAATTGTGGTAAAAGGGGCTGTTTAGAAACGATAGCATCGGCGACCGGTATTGTTAGACAAGGAATGGAAAAAGTCCAGGCAAATCCCGATTCGCTCTTAGCGAAAGTATTTCAAGCAGAGGGAAGCATTACCACCCGTCATATTTTTGATTTGGCGAAACAGGGAGATCCCGCTTCTAAGGAAATTATAGACTATACAACAGATGTTTTAGGGAAAGCACTATCGAACATGTCAATGATTATCAATCCTTCCAATATTTTGATAGGCGGCGGCGTATCAAATGCAGGAGATTATTTGATACAAGCTGTAACCCAAGCATTCAGAAAGCACGCTTTACCAAGGATAAGCGAGGTTTGCACCATTAAAGTTTGCCAGCTTGGGAATGACGCGGGTATCATTGGTGGGGCTTATCTAGTGTATGAAAATAATAATTAA
- a CDS encoding DUF2759 family protein produces the protein MGHIVLGILFLAVALLAVVSIVRQLKYKNILALLFSGLAAVVFGFFSIATIISEIVG, from the coding sequence ATGGGCCATATTGTATTAGGTATTTTATTTTTAGCAGTTGCATTATTAGCGGTTGTATCCATCGTTCGCCAGTTGAAGTATAAAAATATACTGGCGCTATTATTCTCTGGTCTGGCTGCTGTTGTGTTTGGTTTCTTTTCTATTGCAACGATTATTTCAGAAATTGTTGGATAA
- a CDS encoding YqzE family protein → MKSNDYIRFLTEETIKYMNLSSEEKKERKQQKKQSTNQLYSNKWLGVIPFSIQSWYHKRKNSRN, encoded by the coding sequence ATGAAAAGCAATGATTATATTCGATTTTTGACAGAAGAAACAATCAAATACATGAACTTATCTTCCGAAGAAAAAAAAGAACGCAAACAACAAAAGAAGCAATCGACTAACCAGTTATACAGCAACAAATGGTTAGGTGTTATTCCTTTTTCGATTCAGTCTTGGTATCACAAAAGAAAAAACAGCCGAAACTAA